A section of the Leptospira kobayashii genome encodes:
- a CDS encoding acyl-CoA/acyl-ACP dehydrogenase — protein sequence MSLILESTKQKLNGMKDREILHSFYKDRKHLLLESGIYQVLEDFEIPGSYLKFQNCLQELVLLEDGINLALSIMVEINVAGGVLLHSETGKGKELLEKIRSTDFIVATGVSEPKWEGQLKNIKSCLSDSYHLTGTKSFITNGVSADCILWVLPEKESFSVYSVDISKHKETIQTEEIKTAFASLVNHLKISLENYPLTKEDLVITDYKSIGLELRLKELFGLVSLLLGFVLKMFPQSLPEIIQSEWDKLHFWRNENAKDLIVSNYFSKLEAIFPFPIQTLLESLSKYYGLTASAELPKIHPDFALFIWEDSVTRFLTKKKKSG from the coding sequence GTGAGCCTGATTTTGGAATCCACCAAACAAAAATTAAATGGAATGAAGGATCGGGAGATACTCCATTCTTTTTATAAAGATAGAAAGCATTTACTACTAGAGTCAGGCATTTATCAGGTGTTGGAAGATTTTGAAATTCCCGGGTCTTATTTGAAGTTTCAAAATTGTCTTCAGGAATTGGTTCTTTTGGAAGATGGAATCAATTTGGCGCTTTCCATTATGGTGGAAATCAATGTAGCGGGGGGAGTTTTGTTGCATTCCGAAACCGGTAAAGGCAAAGAGCTCTTGGAAAAAATCCGTTCTACCGATTTCATCGTTGCGACGGGTGTATCCGAACCGAAATGGGAAGGCCAACTGAAAAATATAAAGTCCTGTCTTTCCGATTCTTACCATCTAACAGGAACAAAATCTTTTATTACAAACGGAGTTTCCGCCGATTGCATACTTTGGGTATTGCCTGAGAAGGAAAGTTTTTCGGTTTATTCCGTGGATATATCAAAGCATAAAGAAACCATCCAAACCGAAGAGATCAAAACCGCATTTGCGAGTCTTGTGAATCATTTGAAGATCAGTTTGGAAAATTACCCTTTAACAAAGGAAGATTTGGTGATCACCGATTACAAATCGATCGGTCTTGAACTGCGATTGAAAGAATTATTCGGACTCGTTTCATTACTACTCGGATTTGTTTTAAAAATGTTTCCGCAAAGTCTTCCAGAAATCATTCAAAGCGAATGGGACAAGCTCCATTTTTGGAGAAATGAAAATGCAAAAGATCTGATTGTATCCAATTATTTTTCAAAACTGGAAGCTATATTTCCTTTTCCCATTCAAACCTTACTGGAATCTCTTTCCAAGTATTACGGACTAACAGCTTCTGCAGAATTGCCAAAGATTCATCCTGACTTCGCCTTATTTATTTGGGAAGATTCCGTAACACGTTTTCTTACTAAAAAAAAGAAATCCGGCTAA
- a CDS encoding cation diffusion facilitator family transporter: MKSEGFELTHAKGKKRRKLLTFLGISGVLSLSIFFIEWFGSKESGSLALFADAGHIATDVFAHVISFSAIFISGKKPSKKFPFGFHRFEVLAALANGLLLVGIAIFILYESYGRIISSTPIHVESMLLYSVIGLIINFISAGLLFRVSKESLNLKSAYLHVLSDLLGTVAVVIGAIIIHLTEYTAIDSILSLLIAIFILKTSVSVVRESLEILLEAEPPDFEKEHLIEHLLAFQGVREVTKVQVRKLTSGIYSLELQLLVKEDADRDSITLQVHTLSKSHFGVQFVHVELISEKIKSKLDSVAIQEKEHHIGHSHHGHHHH, encoded by the coding sequence ATGAAAAGCGAAGGATTTGAATTAACCCATGCGAAAGGTAAAAAAAGAAGGAAGTTGCTTACTTTTTTAGGGATCTCCGGAGTCCTCTCCCTTTCCATATTTTTCATAGAATGGTTCGGCTCGAAAGAAAGCGGGAGTCTTGCTTTGTTTGCAGATGCGGGTCATATTGCAACGGATGTATTTGCTCATGTCATTTCTTTTTCGGCAATTTTTATTTCCGGCAAAAAACCGAGTAAAAAATTCCCTTTCGGATTTCATCGGTTCGAAGTATTGGCTGCACTTGCCAACGGACTCTTGCTTGTAGGAATCGCCATTTTCATACTTTATGAAAGTTACGGAAGGATCATAAGTTCCACACCGATCCATGTGGAATCTATGCTTCTTTATTCCGTCATAGGACTGATTATCAATTTTATTTCGGCGGGTTTGTTATTTCGGGTCAGCAAAGAAAGTCTGAACCTAAAATCTGCATATTTACATGTGTTAAGCGACTTACTCGGAACGGTTGCGGTTGTGATCGGTGCGATCATCATCCATCTAACCGAATATACCGCAATCGACAGCATACTCAGTCTACTCATTGCGATCTTTATTCTAAAGACATCCGTATCTGTTGTAAGAGAAAGTCTTGAAATTCTTTTGGAAGCGGAGCCTCCGGATTTCGAAAAAGAACATCTGATTGAACACCTATTGGCATTCCAGGGAGTGAGAGAGGTGACAAAAGTCCAGGTCAGAAAATTGACTTCAGGCATCTATTCTTTGGAATTGCAATTACTCGTAAAAGAAGATGCGGATAGAGATTCGATTACCCTCCAGGTTCATACTCTTTCCAAATCCCATTTTGGCGTACAATTTGTACATGTGGAACTTATTTCGGAAAAGATAAAATCAAAATTGGATTCCGTGGCCATTCAGGAAAAAGAACATCATATAGGACATAGTCATCACGGCCACCACCATCATTAG